Proteins encoded in a region of the Nicotiana tomentosiformis chromosome 9, ASM39032v3, whole genome shotgun sequence genome:
- the LOC104115146 gene encoding probable glutathione S-transferase, giving the protein MEEVKLHGTSYNLFTYRVIWALKLKGIPFDYIEEEHSDKCPLVLKYNPAFKRFPVLFHGKKALSESMVILEYIEDTWPQNPLLPIDPIDRAMSRFWVKFAGDKGHCIGTMYYTSGEKQEKAIKETIEMLTIIEEQAFVGEKKFFGGEKIGILDIAFGIIPHWLEVIEDIVGVKLLKPHSFPRLLNWVQNFKEETVIKENLPNRDDMFVFLKNQREMLLSSS; this is encoded by the exons ATGGAAGAAGTAAAGCTCCATGGAACTTCTTATAATTTGTTCACTTATAGGGTTATTTGGGCTCTAAAGCTAAAGGGAATACCTTTTGACTACATAGAAGAGGAACATTCTGATAAATGTCctttagttttgaaatataatcCAGCTTTTAAGAGATTTCCAGTGCTTTTTCATGGTAAAAAAGCACTTTCTGAATCCATGGTTATTCTTGAATATATTGAAGATACTTGGCCTCAAAATCCACTTCTTCCCATTGATCCCATTGATAGAGCTATGTCAAGATTTTGGGTTAAATTTGCTGGAgataag GGACATTGTATTGGGACAATGTACTACACAAGTGGAGAAAAGCAAGAAAAGGCCATCAAAGAAACAATAGAAATGCTTACAATTATAGAGGAACAAGCTTTTGTTGGAGAAAAGAAATTTTTTGGTGGTGAAAAAATTGGAATTTTGGACATTGCTTTTGGTATAATTCCTCATTGGCTTGAAGTAATTGAAGATATTGTGGGTGTGAAATTGTTGAAACCTCACTCATTTCCTCGTTTGCTCAATTGGGTTCAGAATTTCAAAGAAGAAACAGTCATTAAAGAGAATCTCCCTAATCGTGATGACATGTTTGTGTTTTTAAAAAATCAAAGAGAGATGCTATTGTCATCTTCTTGA